The following coding sequences lie in one Haematobia irritans isolate KBUSLIRL chromosome 3, ASM5000362v1, whole genome shotgun sequence genomic window:
- the LOC142231717 gene encoding uncharacterized protein LOC142231717, producing MANALYLIIFTSWMIILIINNYSTEAKIIDFSKDIKLQKHVKVHQCRHMCYLKTLNNGQTMGDISKLMNFNYCKGIPDCYMCYDYCEVLPKSAIDLAVSMCSDQVYCSKGCRIACDYHRVLPTATP from the exons ATGGCAAatgcattatatttaattatttttacatcATGGATGATAATTTTAATTATCAACAATTATTCTACTGAAGCCAAAATAATAGATTTCTCCAAGGACATTAAATTACAAAAGCATGTGAAAGTGCATCAATGTCGTCACATGTGTTATCTAAAA ACTCTTAACAATGGCCAGACCATGGGCGATATTAGCAAATTGATGAACTTCAATTATTGCAAAGGCATTCCAGATTGTTATATGTGCTATGATTATTGTGAAGTTCTACCAAAATCGGCCATTGATTTGGCTGTCTCAATGTGTTCCGATCAAGTATATTGTTCCAAAGGTTGCCGCATTGCTTGTGATTATCACAGGGTCTTGCCGACCGCTACACCCTAA